One stretch of Anaerobacillus alkaliphilus DNA includes these proteins:
- a CDS encoding cobalamin-binding protein, with protein sequence MRIISICPSNTELLAYLGLTDQIVAVDDFSNWPEEINQLPRLGPDLNIDMDKLELLAPDIVLASLSVPGMERNVEQLVARNIPHIVLNPNSLEDIYEDLLLVGEKTNITTEAKKRAEEFKNEIDLLRAKNKQANKGSIYWEWWPKPIFTPGKTNWLTEVSEIVGGENCFSIYDKPSVQVTWEEVIERNPDHICMVWVGVKENRMNLAAITKRERSNEINAVKENNLYILEEALFCRPSPRLIEGIRKLSETLN encoded by the coding sequence ATGAGAATTATTTCAATATGCCCTAGTAACACAGAGTTACTAGCTTATTTAGGGTTAACAGACCAAATTGTCGCAGTTGATGACTTTTCAAATTGGCCAGAAGAAATCAATCAGCTACCAAGATTAGGGCCGGATTTGAACATTGATATGGATAAGCTTGAATTACTAGCACCAGACATCGTTCTTGCCTCACTTAGTGTTCCAGGAATGGAGCGTAATGTCGAACAATTAGTGGCGAGAAATATACCTCATATCGTTCTTAATCCAAATTCATTAGAAGATATTTATGAAGATCTTTTACTCGTTGGAGAAAAAACAAACATCACTACAGAGGCAAAGAAACGAGCTGAAGAGTTTAAAAACGAGATCGACCTTCTAAGAGCCAAAAACAAACAAGCTAATAAAGGGTCTATTTATTGGGAATGGTGGCCAAAACCTATTTTCACTCCTGGAAAAACAAATTGGTTAACAGAAGTAAGTGAAATTGTCGGTGGAGAAAATTGTTTTTCTATCTATGATAAACCAAGCGTACAAGTCACTTGGGAAGAAGTAATAGAAAGAAATCCTGACCATATCTGTATGGTTTGGGTAGGTGTGAAAGAAAATCGTATGAATTTAGCTGCCATCACCAAACGCGAGCGTTCAAATGAAATTAATGCAGTAAAAGAAAACAACCTCTACATACTAGAAGAAGCGCTTTTTTGCCGCCCTTCACCCCGACTGATTGAAGGCATAAGGAAGCTATCAGAAACATTAAATTAA
- a CDS encoding NUDIX hydrolase: MKKDRSNIWLAAAGIVIKEGKWLVVKKKYGGLKGLWSIPAGFVHEGETVDEAAVREVAEETGVLTRVKDIVGIRTGVINETISDNMIVFLLEETGGSLEVQEGEIEAAEYLSKEQLEADPNTSMMVHLFLKQLEEKSFKTLEPNPGDIFQYSSYKIFY; this comes from the coding sequence GTGAAGAAGGATCGAAGCAATATTTGGCTAGCTGCTGCAGGTATCGTTATAAAAGAGGGTAAGTGGCTCGTTGTTAAAAAGAAGTATGGTGGGCTAAAAGGGCTTTGGTCCATACCTGCGGGTTTTGTCCATGAAGGTGAAACTGTTGACGAGGCAGCTGTTAGAGAGGTTGCAGAAGAAACTGGTGTTTTGACGAGGGTAAAAGATATTGTTGGGATTCGGACTGGTGTTATTAATGAAACGATTAGTGATAACATGATTGTCTTTTTATTAGAAGAAACAGGTGGAAGCTTGGAAGTCCAAGAAGGTGAAATAGAAGCCGCTGAGTATTTGTCAAAAGAACAGCTGGAAGCGGATCCTAATACATCGATGATGGTTCATTTATTCTTAAAGCAGCTAGAAGAAAAATCATTTAAAACTCTCGAACCTAATCCTGGGGATATATTCCAATACTCAAGTTACAAGATATTTTATTAA
- a CDS encoding YuiB family protein encodes MSIPQLIISILLFLVLFFGIGFLINMLLRSTWFMAVVYPLVVIRIVDDVRIFEYITAPATSFSALGSKLISLHIADITILLSGLAGAILAGVANRVLRSKGYRMF; translated from the coding sequence ATTAGTATTCCACAATTAATTATTTCTATATTATTATTCTTAGTATTGTTTTTCGGAATCGGATTTCTAATAAATATGTTGCTGAGATCGACTTGGTTTATGGCAGTAGTCTACCCGCTTGTTGTTATTCGTATTGTAGATGATGTTAGAATATTTGAGTATATTACAGCACCTGCTACTTCTTTCTCAGCATTAGGATCAAAATTAATATCCCTCCACATAGCTGATATCACAATCTTACTATCTGGATTAGCAGGAGCAATTCTTGCAGGTGTTGCGAATAGAGTTCTAAGATCAAAAGGATATAGAATGTTTTAA
- a CDS encoding 3D domain-containing protein has product MEIVKTIFRRVVMICLFSLALLTTFESISGVSAKQLSNWWIFDNDPFANTYVEDRNGFDAGLKRFTMRFRSLPMFSNQPKMMSSAEVVESEPLTLEEAIDWSQYPSHRVVATGYTAGFESTGKRPGHPQYGITKSGVTVKRDLYSTIAADTRVFPIGSILFIPGYGYGVVADTGSAIKGNKIDLYYETVQDVFQQWGKKEVEVYIVERGNGRLTNEELQSLNEAEAVQVFRRQLSFAK; this is encoded by the coding sequence ATGGAAATCGTTAAAACGATTTTTAGACGAGTAGTAATGATATGTTTATTTAGTCTAGCTTTATTAACAACTTTCGAATCGATCTCAGGCGTTAGTGCAAAGCAACTTTCAAATTGGTGGATTTTTGATAACGATCCTTTTGCCAATACTTATGTGGAAGATAGAAATGGCTTTGATGCAGGATTAAAAAGATTTACCATGAGATTTAGAAGTTTACCAATGTTTAGTAATCAACCAAAAATGATGAGCAGCGCAGAAGTGGTCGAGTCGGAACCGCTAACTTTAGAAGAAGCGATTGATTGGAGTCAATATCCATCCCATAGGGTAGTGGCCACAGGATATACTGCTGGTTTCGAGTCAACTGGAAAACGACCAGGGCATCCGCAGTATGGAATAACGAAATCAGGAGTAACTGTAAAACGAGATTTGTATTCTACAATTGCAGCTGATACTAGAGTGTTTCCAATAGGATCAATCCTTTTTATTCCTGGTTATGGATATGGAGTAGTAGCGGACACTGGTTCTGCAATTAAGGGAAATAAAATAGACCTTTATTATGAGACTGTCCAGGATGTGTTCCAACAGTGGGGTAAAAAAGAAGTAGAAGTTTATATCGTAGAAAGAGGGAATGGTCGCTTAACGAATGAAGAGTTGCAAAGCTTAAACGAAGCAGAAGCAGTTCAAGTATTCCGTCGACAACTGTCCTTCGCAAAATAA
- a CDS encoding YuiA family protein gives MVKIKLGINDCPYCAGKGYFQLLLGGSETCDCCQGTGEKDKHDK, from the coding sequence ATGGTAAAAATTAAGCTAGGTATTAATGATTGTCCGTATTGTGCTGGGAAAGGATATTTTCAATTATTATTAGGTGGCTCTGAAACATGTGATTGTTGCCAAGGAACAGGTGAAAAAGATAAACACGATAAATAA